From a single Shewanella denitrificans OS217 genomic region:
- the gmhB gene encoding D-glycero-beta-D-manno-heptose 1,7-bisphosphate 7-phosphatase, producing the protein MKVKKAVFLDRDGVINKDTGYVHLVDDFVYIEGVFDACLALKKMGYLLVVVTNQSGIARGMYSEDEFHSLTEWMDWNFADKGVELDGIYYCPHHNEKGIGEYKHDCDCRKPKPGMLIDAAQFLNIDLSQSVMVGDKADDMRAAIAAGVGTSILVRSGKTVDDAGIELATRVVDSIAHVPDYLASR; encoded by the coding sequence ATGAAAGTGAAGAAAGCCGTATTTTTAGACCGTGATGGGGTTATCAATAAAGACACTGGGTACGTTCACCTTGTTGATGATTTTGTATATATAGAAGGCGTATTTGATGCTTGTCTTGCACTAAAGAAGATGGGCTATCTATTGGTCGTGGTGACTAATCAGTCCGGTATCGCCCGCGGCATGTACAGTGAAGATGAATTTCATTCATTAACTGAGTGGATGGACTGGAACTTTGCCGACAAAGGCGTTGAGCTTGATGGGATCTATTACTGTCCCCATCATAATGAGAAAGGCATAGGCGAATATAAGCACGATTGTGATTGCAGAAAACCTAAGCCAGGTATGCTGATAGATGCCGCGCAGTTTTTAAATATCGATTTAAGCCAGTCTGTGATGGTGGGTGACAAGGCCGATGATATGCGCGCCGCCATTGCTGCGGGTGTTGGTACATCAATTCTGGTACGCAGCGGTAAAACGGTCGATGATGCTGGAATCGAACTTGCGACTAGAGTAGTAGACAGCATTGCCCATGTGCCAGACTACTTAGCCAGTCGCTAG
- the ybgC gene encoding tol-pal system-associated acyl-CoA thioesterase — MFKWPISVYYEDTDAGGVVYHSNYLNFFERARTEWLKAMGISQTALLKQDIAFVVKRAEVDFRRAAKFEQNFMVESTVIELKKASLVFHQSLLDDQGNCYCEGKIKVACVSLLQMRPIAIPENIVQEFNRAR; from the coding sequence ATGTTTAAATGGCCAATTTCTGTTTATTACGAAGACACTGATGCTGGTGGTGTGGTGTATCACTCAAATTATTTAAATTTTTTTGAGCGGGCTCGCACTGAGTGGCTAAAAGCCATGGGAATAAGTCAAACTGCGTTATTGAAACAGGATATTGCCTTTGTGGTGAAACGCGCCGAAGTTGATTTTCGCCGCGCGGCAAAATTTGAACAGAACTTCATGGTTGAGTCTACGGTCATAGAACTTAAAAAGGCGTCTTTGGTGTTTCATCAAAGTTTGCTAGATGATCAAGGCAACTGCTATTGTGAGGGCAAGATTAAAGTCGCTTGTGTTTCACTATTGCAGATGCGCCCCATTGCTATTCCAGAAAATATAGTCCAGGAGTTTAACCGTGCACGCTGA
- a CDS encoding NADP-dependent oxidoreductase: MSNNQTNQRIVLASRPFGSPKADNFRLEEAAIPTPAAGEVLLRTVYLSLDPYMRGRMSEAKSYADPVAIDAVMVGATVCQVVSSKNPKFSEGQWVLAYTGWQTYGISDGSDLMPLGDNPTNPSFALGIMGMPGFTAYMGLLDIGQPKNGDTLVVAAATGPVGATVGQIGKLKGCYVVGVAGGAEKCRYAVEVLGFDACIDHHSDNFAEQLAKACPQGIDIYFENVGGKVFDAVLPILNTGARIPVCGLISQYNATELPPEPDRLSLLMGTLLVKRIKMQGFIIFDDYGHRYHEFASDMSQWLAEGKIHYREHLVEGLDKAPDAFIGLLEGKNFGKLTIKIS; this comes from the coding sequence ATGAGTAATAACCAGACAAATCAACGCATAGTATTGGCATCGCGTCCTTTTGGCTCCCCAAAGGCTGATAACTTCCGCCTTGAAGAGGCTGCAATTCCAACCCCAGCTGCGGGTGAAGTATTACTGCGCACTGTGTATTTATCCCTTGACCCTTATATGCGTGGCCGCATGAGTGAGGCTAAATCCTACGCAGATCCTGTGGCAATCGATGCCGTCATGGTCGGCGCGACGGTGTGCCAAGTGGTCAGCTCAAAAAACCCAAAATTTAGTGAAGGCCAATGGGTACTTGCTTATACGGGTTGGCAAACTTACGGGATATCCGATGGCAGTGATTTAATGCCTCTTGGCGATAACCCAACCAACCCATCCTTTGCCTTAGGCATAATGGGCATGCCAGGCTTTACCGCCTACATGGGTTTATTGGATATCGGTCAGCCAAAAAATGGTGACACTTTAGTGGTTGCTGCAGCAACCGGTCCCGTGGGCGCCACTGTGGGTCAAATCGGCAAACTTAAAGGCTGTTATGTGGTTGGCGTTGCTGGCGGCGCTGAAAAATGCCGCTACGCTGTAGAAGTATTAGGCTTTGATGCCTGTATTGACCACCATAGCGATAATTTTGCAGAGCAACTGGCCAAGGCTTGTCCACAAGGCATAGATATCTACTTTGAAAATGTGGGCGGCAAGGTATTTGACGCTGTACTACCTATACTCAACACAGGCGCTCGCATCCCGGTATGTGGCCTTATATCCCAATATAACGCCACAGAATTGCCACCAGAGCCAGATCGCTTGTCTTTGCTGATGGGCACCTTGTTGGTGAAGCGCATCAAGATGCAAGGCTTTATCATTTTTGATGATTACGGTCATAGATACCATGAATTTGCCAGCGACATGAGCCAATGGCTCGCTGAGGGGAAAATACATTACCGCGAACATCTCGTTGAAGGATTAGATAAAGCCCCAGACGCTTTTATCGGCCTACTCGAAGGCAAAAATTTTGGCAAGTTAACAATAAAGATAAGCTAA
- a CDS encoding glutathione S-transferase family protein, translated as MITLHHLNQSRSKRILWLLEELGQTYQVKAYQRDKITFLAPPELTAIHPLGKSPVIEHDGIVIAESGAITEYLINQFANHLAPEANSAEYISYIQWLHFAESSAMLPLLLRLFVEKDGCKTNFMAGYADIEVAKVIGYLDTSLAGKRYLVADKLTGADIMMSFVIELLAARGELTKYSNLERYYQQLKSHDGFIRAGKIEAQQNQ; from the coding sequence ATGATCACCTTACATCACCTCAATCAGTCCCGCTCCAAACGTATCCTATGGCTGTTAGAGGAATTAGGCCAAACTTACCAAGTCAAAGCCTACCAGAGAGACAAGATCACCTTTCTCGCACCGCCAGAATTAACCGCTATACATCCGCTAGGAAAATCACCGGTTATCGAACACGACGGCATAGTGATTGCAGAATCTGGCGCCATTACTGAATATCTCATCAATCAGTTTGCCAATCATTTAGCGCCAGAAGCAAACAGTGCAGAGTATATAAGCTATATCCAATGGCTGCATTTTGCCGAAAGTTCAGCCATGTTGCCTTTACTACTCAGGTTATTTGTTGAAAAGGATGGCTGCAAAACCAACTTCATGGCGGGTTATGCCGACATAGAAGTGGCCAAAGTCATCGGCTATTTAGATACCTCGTTAGCTGGTAAGCGCTATTTAGTGGCAGATAAACTCACAGGCGCCGACATCATGATGTCATTTGTAATTGAACTATTGGCCGCCAGAGGCGAGCTCACAAAATATTCAAACCTTGAACGCTACTATCAACAGCTCAAAAGCCATGATGGATTTATTCGCGCAGGCAAGATTGAAGCCCAGCAAAACCAGTAA
- the tolQ gene encoding protein TolQ has translation MHAEISFIGLFLEASLLVKLVMLTLLGLSIMSWAVIIQRRKLLNTAKAKSARFEDTFWSGVDLNRLYKELVARGDSIAGLECLFVAGFKEYSRLSKSSGKQPDAVMDGTSRAMRVSLSREIEKLENNLPLLATIGSTSPYIGLFGTVWGIMNSFIAIGTVQNATLAMVAPGIAEALIATAMGLFAAIPAVIGYNRFTTQVDKLETAYVNFMEEFSNILHRQAYSEKEAV, from the coding sequence GTGCACGCTGAAATATCCTTTATAGGTCTGTTTTTAGAGGCGAGTCTGTTGGTGAAGCTAGTGATGCTCACCTTATTAGGTCTCTCTATTATGTCTTGGGCTGTGATCATTCAGCGCCGAAAGTTATTGAATACTGCCAAGGCTAAGTCTGCACGTTTTGAAGACACCTTCTGGTCTGGTGTTGATTTGAACCGACTCTACAAGGAGCTGGTGGCTCGTGGTGATTCAATTGCCGGCTTAGAGTGTTTGTTTGTCGCAGGTTTCAAAGAGTATTCTCGATTAAGTAAATCCAGTGGCAAGCAACCTGATGCGGTCATGGACGGAACGTCTCGTGCCATGCGGGTGAGTTTATCCAGAGAAATCGAAAAACTTGAAAATAACTTGCCACTGCTTGCCACAATTGGTTCTACTAGTCCTTATATCGGTCTATTTGGTACTGTTTGGGGGATCATGAACTCATTTATCGCCATAGGTACAGTGCAAAACGCCACATTAGCTATGGTGGCCCCTGGTATTGCTGAAGCCTTGATCGCGACAGCCATGGGTTTATTTGCAGCCATTCCAGCCGTGATTGGTTACAACAGATTTACCACTCAAGTGGATAAGCTAGAAACGGCCTATGTGAACTTTATGGAAGAGTTTTCCAACATATTACATCGCCAAGCGTATAGCGAGAAGGAAGCGGTTTAA
- the katG gene encoding catalase/peroxidase HPI, which yields MSENKCPVMHGSATTTENSMANMNWWPKSLSLDILHQHDHKTNPMAADFNYQDEVKKLDFVALKNDLHALMTDSQAWWPADWGHYGGLMIRLTWHAAGTYRIADGRGGAGHGSQRFAPLNSWPDNGNLDKARRLLWPIKKKYGNKLSWADLIAYAGTIAYESMGLKTFGFAFGREDIWHPEKDIYWGAEKDWLLPTDNDNSRYSGERNLENPLAAVMMGLIYVNPEGVDGKPDPLKTAQDIRETFARMAMNDEETVALTAGGHTVGKAHGNGNADLLGPEPEDADIHDQGFGWLNKAKRGIGRDTVTSGIEGAWTTHPTQWDNGYFTMLLNHEWELCKSPAGAWQWQPINIKEEDKPRDVEDPSISTMPMMTDADMAMKMDPEYRKISEHFHRDPEYFSKVFSRAWFKLTHRDMGPKVRYLGPDVPVEDLLWQDPVPTGPKDFNVAVVKKAIKETGLSISDMVTTAWDSARTFRGSDKRGGANGARIRLALQKQWAGNEPKRLASVLSVLEPIAASHGVSVADVIVLAGNLGIELAAKKAGFDVTVPFISGRGDATDEMTDNESFAVLEPLHDGYRNWLKQDFAVSAEELMLDRTQLMGLTAHEMTVLVGGMRVIGTNYAETGHGVFTERKGALTNDFFVNLTDMNYIWKPIGQNEYEICERETGKRKWTASRVDLIFGSNSVLRSYAEVYAQDDNKQKFVNDFISAWTKMMNADRFDVS from the coding sequence ATGTCTGAGAATAAGTGTCCAGTGATGCACGGTAGTGCTACTACAACCGAAAATAGTATGGCCAACATGAACTGGTGGCCTAAGTCATTAAGCCTAGATATTTTGCATCAGCACGATCATAAGACCAACCCAATGGCTGCGGACTTTAACTATCAAGATGAAGTTAAAAAACTCGATTTTGTCGCCCTTAAAAATGACTTACATGCACTGATGACAGACAGTCAAGCATGGTGGCCCGCTGATTGGGGGCATTATGGCGGCCTTATGATAAGGCTGACCTGGCATGCTGCTGGTACTTACAGAATCGCAGATGGTCGTGGCGGAGCAGGCCATGGTAGTCAACGTTTTGCGCCACTCAACTCTTGGCCAGATAACGGCAACTTAGATAAAGCACGTCGGTTACTTTGGCCAATCAAGAAAAAGTACGGTAATAAGCTTAGCTGGGCCGATTTAATCGCCTATGCGGGGACAATTGCCTATGAGTCCATGGGCCTAAAAACCTTTGGCTTTGCTTTCGGGCGGGAAGATATTTGGCATCCCGAAAAGGACATTTACTGGGGGGCTGAAAAAGACTGGTTGCTCCCCACAGACAATGACAACAGCCGCTACTCTGGAGAGAGAAACCTGGAAAATCCTCTAGCAGCGGTAATGATGGGGCTTATTTATGTCAACCCTGAAGGCGTGGATGGCAAACCAGATCCATTAAAGACGGCTCAAGATATACGTGAGACCTTTGCGCGTATGGCCATGAATGATGAAGAGACAGTGGCCTTAACTGCCGGCGGACATACAGTTGGTAAAGCTCATGGCAATGGCAATGCCGATTTATTGGGCCCTGAACCCGAAGATGCTGATATTCATGACCAAGGCTTTGGTTGGTTAAATAAAGCGAAACGTGGCATAGGTCGTGACACAGTCACTAGTGGTATCGAAGGTGCTTGGACCACACATCCAACCCAGTGGGACAACGGTTACTTTACCATGTTACTTAACCACGAGTGGGAGCTTTGTAAGAGCCCCGCAGGCGCTTGGCAGTGGCAACCGATTAATATCAAAGAAGAAGATAAACCTCGCGATGTTGAAGACCCTTCCATCAGTACAATGCCCATGATGACAGATGCGGACATGGCCATGAAGATGGACCCTGAGTATCGCAAGATATCTGAGCACTTTCATCGAGATCCTGAGTATTTTTCAAAAGTTTTCTCCCGCGCTTGGTTCAAACTGACCCACAGGGATATGGGGCCAAAGGTGCGTTACTTAGGCCCAGATGTACCAGTAGAAGATTTACTTTGGCAAGATCCGGTTCCTACAGGACCTAAAGACTTTAATGTTGCGGTGGTGAAAAAAGCAATAAAGGAAACGGGTTTGAGTATCAGTGACATGGTGACAACGGCCTGGGACAGTGCCAGAACCTTTAGGGGGTCTGATAAACGCGGCGGTGCCAATGGGGCTCGCATTCGTTTGGCTTTGCAAAAACAGTGGGCTGGAAATGAACCTAAGCGCCTTGCTAGCGTCCTTTCTGTGCTTGAACCTATTGCCGCAAGTCATGGCGTCAGTGTTGCCGATGTCATTGTGTTAGCAGGTAACCTTGGTATTGAGCTTGCGGCTAAAAAGGCAGGTTTTGACGTGACAGTGCCTTTTATATCGGGCCGTGGTGATGCCACTGATGAGATGACAGATAATGAATCATTTGCTGTGTTAGAGCCGCTTCATGATGGTTATCGTAATTGGTTAAAGCAAGATTTTGCAGTTAGCGCAGAAGAGCTGATGTTAGATCGTACTCAACTCATGGGGCTTACGGCTCATGAAATGACAGTCCTCGTGGGCGGTATGCGAGTTATTGGTACTAATTATGCTGAGACTGGTCATGGTGTGTTCACTGAACGCAAGGGGGCGCTTACCAATGACTTCTTTGTCAATCTAACCGACATGAATTACATCTGGAAGCCCATTGGTCAAAACGAGTATGAAATTTGTGAGCGTGAAACGGGTAAACGTAAGTGGACAGCGTCTCGGGTGGATCTGATTTTTGGTTCTAATTCAGTGCTTAGATCCTATGCCGAAGTGTATGCGCAAGATGATAACAAGCAAAAATTCGTTAATGATTTTATTTCGGCCTGGACTAAAATGATGAATGCCGATCGTTTTGATGTGAGTTAA
- the tolR gene encoding protein TolR, translating to MYQRKRRRPVAEINVVPYIDVMLVLLIIFMVTAPIVSQGVKVDLPQGSAEPLPQDSKPPIVASIDAAGDYFVNIGEGSNSQIMDLTEVTQEVAAALLIAPERPVVVKGDRSIPYEKVIQLMVSLQKAGVPSVGLMTDSFEEN from the coding sequence ATGTATCAGCGTAAACGTCGCCGTCCGGTTGCTGAAATTAACGTTGTTCCTTATATCGACGTGATGTTGGTGCTATTAATCATCTTTATGGTGACAGCACCTATTGTGTCTCAAGGCGTTAAAGTTGATTTACCTCAAGGTTCGGCTGAGCCTTTACCACAAGACAGTAAGCCTCCGATTGTGGCATCTATCGATGCCGCGGGAGATTATTTTGTTAATATTGGTGAAGGCTCTAACAGCCAAATAATGGATTTGACAGAGGTAACCCAAGAGGTTGCTGCAGCATTGCTCATTGCGCCAGAAAGGCCAGTCGTCGTAAAAGGTGATAGAAGTATTCCCTACGAAAAAGTAATCCAACTCATGGTCAGTTTGCAAAAAGCAGGGGTACCATCGGTGGGCTTGATGACTGATTCATTTGAGGAGAACTAG
- a CDS encoding type 1 glutamine amidotransferase domain-containing protein — translation MKILMVLTSHDKLGDTGNKTGFWLEEFTSPYYTFADQGAEIVLASPLGGQPPLDPSSDEPGFQTATTERFKGDSAAQTLLANTVRLDGINLDDFDAVFYPGGHGPLWDLTEDKHSIALIENAYQQGKPLGLVCHASGALRHAKNIDGSFLVKGKKVTGFTNSEEDAVQLTAIVPYLVEDVLKQNGGIYTKGEDWASHIAIDGNLVTGQNPASSQAVAEAMLTLLKG, via the coding sequence ATGAAAATTTTGATGGTATTAACCTCACACGACAAACTCGGTGACACAGGTAACAAGACTGGCTTTTGGTTGGAAGAGTTCACCTCGCCTTATTATACATTTGCCGACCAAGGCGCAGAGATAGTATTAGCCTCGCCCCTTGGTGGCCAGCCGCCACTGGATCCAAGCAGTGATGAACCCGGCTTTCAAACTGCAACCACAGAGCGTTTCAAAGGCGATTCTGCAGCGCAAACCCTGCTTGCCAACACTGTGCGTCTTGATGGCATAAATCTGGACGATTTTGATGCCGTGTTCTATCCAGGTGGCCACGGTCCATTATGGGATTTAACTGAAGACAAGCACTCTATTGCCTTGATTGAAAACGCGTATCAGCAAGGCAAGCCGCTAGGTCTCGTATGTCATGCATCAGGCGCCCTGCGCCACGCTAAAAATATTGACGGCAGCTTTTTAGTAAAAGGTAAAAAAGTCACTGGCTTTACCAATAGTGAAGAAGATGCAGTGCAACTGACTGCCATCGTGCCTTACTTGGTTGAAGATGTGTTAAAACAAAATGGCGGCATCTACACCAAAGGTGAAGATTGGGCCAGCCATATAGCCATCGATGGCAACTTAGTGACAGGGCAAAACCCAGCATCATCGCAAGCCGTAGCCGAAGCTATGCTGACCTTGTTAAAGGGCTAG
- a CDS encoding TetR/AcrR family transcriptional regulator yields the protein MKTSTQDTRQHILDTGYQLIACRGFVSVGLSELLNHAQVPKGSFYHYFKSKEQFGEALIEYYFDNYQQQLHSQFANLEGSAYDRLMNYWQCWMTSQADNYSSQKCLVVKLSAEVADLSEPMRIALLKGTQIVQLAISDCIKAGITDGSIKETNSDDTAKLLYHLWIGASLMAKLSKTDSGLQQAMATTELLLKPGG from the coding sequence ATGAAAACCAGTACCCAAGATACACGCCAACACATTTTAGACACAGGCTATCAATTGATAGCCTGTCGTGGTTTTGTGAGTGTCGGCCTGTCCGAATTACTTAACCATGCCCAAGTACCTAAGGGATCTTTTTACCACTATTTCAAATCTAAAGAGCAGTTCGGTGAAGCCCTTATTGAGTATTACTTCGATAATTACCAACAACAACTCCACAGCCAATTTGCTAATCTAGAAGGTTCAGCCTACGACAGATTGATGAACTATTGGCAGTGCTGGATGACTTCCCAAGCTGACAACTATTCATCTCAGAAATGCCTAGTGGTAAAACTGAGCGCCGAAGTGGCCGATTTATCAGAACCTATGCGCATCGCCCTATTAAAAGGCACGCAAATCGTTCAGCTGGCTATCAGCGACTGCATTAAAGCGGGCATTACAGATGGAAGCATTAAAGAGACGAATTCTGATGACACAGCTAAACTGCTTTATCATTTGTGGATTGGCGCAAGTTTAATGGCAAAACTCAGTAAAACAGATTCAGGATTACAACAAGCAATGGCCACCACTGAATTACTATTGAAACCTGGCGGCTAA
- a CDS encoding sensor domain-containing protein, with amino-acid sequence MNWHDFSELQKRQWQHDIDLVASLTEGAIVLLSSEQGAIQEPSHDDSNESAVVISFAVDANNTLDSWKMDDLAQLDTKAKASPQGVVGYYEFGADTGPTAKALKHKKLSIIDVEATKPGIVEVNQHISAFAKPLTWPSGVHFATLCALRKPPLMLNNTMLQLANLLCEHLQLKLNQESPAIPFILPSLSSEDGNENAQVSIDRSAPKGMDLQVFIDSFEEHVWIKNPQGVYVFCNRRVEQAWGRSKQDILGKTDLELFDEALAQRFIEGDKLAIAQGGPVIVAECKDRDQLSQSTWLETFKTPAVTAEGELVGVIGVTRNIAKHKAAEEQLNLAATVFSNTVEGVVITDRKGFITEVNSAFTKITGYELDEVKGKNPNVLSSGHHDQLFFEKLWNTLLIQGRWQGEIWNRRKNGEVYPQEITISAVYDDNDTIAYFVAVFTDVSEQRNTQAKLDKLSLHDPLTQLPNRAQFMSRIDNAIYYAKQEGTQLAVVFIDVDFFKHINDSLGHVAGDTILVELANRLSSILHPGAVLSRLGGDEFSLLTNMASTDNLIAIVNRIFSVFEAPFSCSNGQSIRLTASMGLALYPSDGKDNDGLLRNADAAMHRAKQDGRNNYAFYTEAMTQESVRLLQLQSALHEGLKMQRFSLVYQPKVDLHSLETMGFEALLRWNDPILGSVSPAVFIPIAEKTGLINEIGMWVLKTACEQGVRWLSQGKLFNRIAVNVASLQLQRNSFVDDVQQVLLDTGLPAQHLELEVTESCMLQNPAEAIIELKRLREMGITLAMDDFGTGYSSLSYLKKLPLDKLKIDRSFIKNIVQDANNAAIAKAVIALGHALNLQIVAEGVETKEQAEFLRLNDCEQAQGYYFSHPKPSHELDDFLENSPPIKIR; translated from the coding sequence ATGAATTGGCACGACTTTTCAGAACTGCAAAAGCGTCAATGGCAACACGATATCGACTTGGTCGCATCCTTGACCGAGGGGGCAATTGTATTGCTTAGCAGTGAGCAAGGCGCGATTCAAGAACCGTCTCATGATGATTCTAATGAGAGTGCAGTTGTGATTTCCTTCGCCGTGGATGCCAATAATACCCTTGATAGTTGGAAAATGGACGATTTAGCCCAATTAGATACTAAAGCAAAGGCATCCCCACAAGGCGTTGTTGGCTACTATGAGTTTGGGGCTGACACTGGCCCAACAGCTAAGGCCTTAAAGCATAAAAAACTTTCCATAATCGATGTCGAGGCCACAAAACCTGGCATAGTGGAAGTAAATCAGCATATTTCAGCGTTTGCTAAACCTTTGACTTGGCCTTCTGGTGTGCATTTTGCTACTTTATGTGCCCTGAGAAAACCGCCTTTGATGTTAAATAACACTATGTTACAGCTTGCCAATTTGTTATGTGAACACCTGCAGCTAAAGCTGAACCAAGAATCCCCTGCTATCCCATTCATATTGCCTTCTCTATCATCAGAAGACGGTAATGAAAATGCACAAGTGAGCATAGATAGAAGTGCGCCTAAAGGAATGGATTTACAAGTTTTTATTGATAGCTTTGAAGAGCACGTGTGGATAAAGAACCCCCAAGGGGTCTATGTGTTTTGTAATCGCCGAGTCGAACAGGCTTGGGGAAGAAGCAAACAAGATATCTTGGGTAAGACAGATTTAGAGCTTTTCGATGAAGCGCTGGCTCAACGTTTTATTGAAGGTGATAAGCTTGCCATCGCTCAAGGTGGACCCGTAATTGTGGCAGAATGTAAAGACAGAGATCAGCTATCGCAATCCACTTGGCTTGAAACCTTTAAAACCCCTGCAGTTACCGCAGAGGGAGAACTGGTTGGTGTTATTGGTGTCACTCGTAATATTGCCAAGCACAAAGCCGCAGAAGAGCAACTAAATCTTGCCGCAACAGTGTTCAGCAATACCGTCGAAGGCGTTGTGATAACAGATAGAAAAGGCTTTATCACCGAGGTCAATAGCGCATTTACGAAGATCACTGGCTATGAACTGGATGAAGTGAAAGGCAAAAATCCGAATGTGTTAAGTTCAGGTCACCATGACCAATTATTTTTTGAAAAACTGTGGAATACTTTACTTATCCAAGGACGATGGCAGGGAGAAATTTGGAACCGTCGTAAGAATGGTGAGGTCTACCCCCAAGAAATTACGATTAGCGCCGTTTATGATGATAATGACACCATAGCCTATTTTGTGGCTGTGTTTACCGATGTCTCAGAGCAACGTAACACTCAAGCTAAGCTGGATAAACTGAGCTTACATGATCCGTTAACTCAACTGCCCAATCGTGCACAGTTTATGTCTCGTATAGACAATGCAATTTATTATGCCAAACAGGAAGGCACTCAGTTGGCCGTGGTGTTTATAGATGTGGACTTTTTTAAACATATTAATGACAGCTTAGGTCACGTTGCAGGCGACACCATTCTCGTTGAGCTTGCCAATCGACTTAGCAGTATTTTACATCCCGGGGCCGTGCTATCTCGGCTTGGAGGCGATGAATTTTCATTGCTTACCAACATGGCCAGCACTGATAATTTAATCGCGATTGTGAATCGTATCTTTTCTGTATTCGAAGCCCCTTTTAGTTGCAGCAATGGTCAAAGCATTCGCTTGACGGCGAGTATGGGCCTCGCGTTATACCCAAGCGATGGTAAGGATAATGATGGTCTATTACGCAATGCTGATGCTGCTATGCATAGGGCTAAACAAGATGGTCGTAATAACTATGCATTTTATACTGAGGCCATGACACAGGAGTCAGTGCGCTTACTGCAATTACAGAGTGCGCTTCACGAAGGGCTAAAGATGCAGCGTTTCTCCCTGGTCTATCAGCCAAAGGTGGACTTACACAGCTTAGAAACCATGGGTTTCGAAGCGCTATTGCGTTGGAATGACCCAATTCTGGGGAGTGTATCGCCAGCTGTGTTTATTCCTATCGCCGAGAAAACCGGGTTAATTAATGAAATAGGTATGTGGGTGCTGAAAACGGCTTGTGAGCAAGGAGTGAGATGGCTTTCACAAGGTAAATTGTTCAACCGTATTGCGGTTAATGTTGCAAGTCTTCAGCTTCAACGTAATAGCTTTGTCGATGATGTGCAGCAAGTGCTACTAGATACGGGCTTACCTGCTCAGCATCTTGAGCTCGAAGTGACTGAGTCTTGTATGCTGCAAAATCCCGCCGAAGCGATCATTGAATTGAAGCGATTACGTGAAATGGGCATAACCTTAGCCATGGATGATTTTGGTACTGGCTATTCCTCTTTGAGCTATCTTAAAAAGTTGCCCTTAGATAAATTAAAAATTGATCGCTCCTTCATTAAAAACATTGTCCAAGATGCCAATAATGCTGCCATTGCAAAGGCGGTGATTGCCTTGGGCCATGCACTTAATTTACAAATCGTGGCAGAAGGGGTGGAAACCAAAGAACAGGCTGAGTTTTTGCGGCTGAACGATTGTGAGCAAGCGCAAGGTTATTACTTTAGTCACCCAAAACCCAGTCATGAATTGGACGATTTTTTGGAAAATTCACCTCCCATTAAAATACGGTAA